In Bacillus sp. FJAT-45037, the following are encoded in one genomic region:
- the topA gene encoding type I DNA topoisomerase, whose amino-acid sequence MADYLVIVESPAKAKTIGKYLGKKYIVKASMGHVRDLPKSQMGVDVEENFQPKYITIRGKGPVLKELKTAAKKVKRIYLAADPDREGEAIAWHLAHSLNMDQDSDCRVVFNEITKQAIKDAFKTPRKINMDLVDAQQARRILDRLVGYNISPLLWKKVKKGLSAGRVQSVAVKMIIEREKEIKKFIPEEYWTIPGSFSLNDEQFDAKFYGVDGKKQELKSEEDVQAILKKLQGDSFDVTSVKKKERKRNPVSPFTTSSLQQEAARKLNFRAKKTMMIAQQLYEGIDLGKEGTVGLITYMRTDSTRISETAQNETKQYIEDNYGKEYTRSGQRTVKKDKKSQDAHEAIRPTVVVQDPKSLKTYLSRDQLRLYRLIWERLVASEMAPAIMDTMSVDLTNEGVLFRATGSKVKFPGFMKVYIEGNDDGKKEEDRLLPDLEEGQTVKKESIDPNQHFTQPPPRYTEARLVKTMEELGIGRPSTYAPTLDTIQKRGYVALEEKRFIPTELGEIVLELIVEFFPEILDVEFTAKMETDLDSVEEGDNEWVKIIDQFYQGFDKRLKVAEEEMKEVEIKDEPAGEDCEKCGHEMVYKMGRYGKFMACSNFPECRNTKAIVKDIGVKCPTCKEGNIVERKSKKRRTFYGCDRYPECEFISWDKPISRECPKCQKMMVEKKTKKGVNVQCSSCDYKEESN is encoded by the coding sequence AATCTCCCGCCAAAGCAAAGACCATTGGTAAATATTTAGGCAAAAAATACATTGTAAAGGCTTCAATGGGACATGTCAGAGACTTACCAAAAAGTCAAATGGGAGTAGACGTTGAAGAAAATTTTCAACCAAAGTATATTACGATTCGCGGGAAAGGTCCTGTGTTGAAAGAATTAAAGACTGCTGCAAAAAAAGTAAAACGAATTTACTTAGCGGCTGACCCGGATCGTGAAGGGGAAGCGATTGCATGGCATTTAGCGCATAGCCTCAACATGGATCAGGATTCAGATTGTCGAGTTGTATTTAATGAAATTACAAAACAAGCCATTAAAGATGCATTTAAAACTCCAAGAAAAATAAATATGGACCTAGTAGATGCCCAACAAGCAAGAAGAATTCTCGATCGACTTGTTGGTTACAACATTAGTCCGTTGCTATGGAAAAAAGTGAAAAAAGGTTTAAGTGCCGGACGCGTACAATCCGTAGCTGTCAAAATGATTATTGAGCGTGAAAAAGAAATTAAGAAGTTTATACCAGAAGAATATTGGACCATTCCAGGGTCATTTTCATTAAATGATGAGCAGTTTGATGCCAAATTCTACGGAGTTGATGGTAAAAAGCAGGAGTTGAAATCAGAAGAAGACGTACAAGCCATTTTAAAAAAGCTTCAAGGTGATTCATTTGATGTGACGTCAGTGAAGAAAAAGGAACGTAAACGTAATCCAGTTTCACCATTTACCACGTCTTCTTTACAGCAAGAGGCAGCTCGTAAGTTAAACTTTAGAGCAAAAAAGACAATGATGATTGCCCAGCAATTATACGAGGGGATTGACCTCGGAAAAGAAGGAACCGTTGGACTAATTACGTATATGCGTACAGATTCGACTAGAATTTCTGAAACGGCTCAAAACGAAACAAAGCAATACATTGAAGATAATTATGGAAAAGAATACACACGAAGTGGCCAACGCACCGTGAAGAAAGATAAAAAATCACAAGATGCGCATGAAGCGATACGTCCAACGGTTGTAGTACAGGATCCAAAAAGCTTAAAAACGTATTTATCTCGTGATCAGCTTCGATTGTACCGATTAATTTGGGAACGACTAGTAGCAAGTGAAATGGCCCCGGCTATTATGGATACAATGTCTGTAGACTTAACGAATGAAGGTGTGCTATTTAGAGCAACAGGTTCGAAAGTTAAATTCCCAGGATTTATGAAGGTATACATCGAAGGAAATGATGATGGAAAAAAGGAAGAAGATCGTCTCTTACCAGATCTTGAAGAAGGTCAAACCGTAAAAAAAGAATCCATTGATCCAAATCAACATTTCACTCAGCCACCACCGAGATACACTGAGGCGCGACTCGTAAAAACGATGGAGGAGCTTGGTATAGGAAGACCTTCTACTTATGCTCCAACGCTTGATACCATTCAAAAACGTGGTTATGTCGCTCTAGAAGAAAAACGATTTATTCCAACGGAGCTAGGAGAAATTGTATTAGAGTTAATCGTTGAGTTCTTCCCAGAAATTCTTGATGTGGAATTTACGGCGAAGATGGAAACCGACTTAGACTCTGTCGAAGAAGGTGATAACGAATGGGTAAAAATTATTGACCAATTCTATCAAGGATTCGACAAACGCTTAAAAGTGGCTGAAGAGGAAATGAAGGAAGTTGAAATCAAAGACGAACCTGCAGGAGAAGATTGCGAGAAGTGCGGACATGAGATGGTTTACAAAATGGGGCGCTATGGTAAGTTTATGGCATGCTCAAATTTCCCGGAATGTCGAAATACAAAAGCAATCGTAAAAGACATTGGTGTAAAATGCCCAACTTGTAAAGAAGGAAATATCGTTGAACGTAAAAGTAAAAAACGTCGTACGTTCTACGGGTGTGATCGTTACCCTGAATGTGAATTCATTTCTTGGGATAAACCAATTTCACGAGAATGTCCTAAGTGTCAAAAGATGATGGTAGAAAAGAAGACGAAAAAAGGCGTAAACGTTCAATGTTCGTCTTGTGATTATAAAGAAGAATCCAATTAG
- the trmFO gene encoding FADH(2)-oxidizing methylenetetrahydrofolate--tRNA-(uracil(54)-C(5))-methyltransferase TrmFO — MKQQHVNVIGAGLAGSEAAWQIAKRGINVHLYEMRPVKQTPAHHTDKFAELVCSNSLRANGLTNAVGVLKQEMRYLDSVIIASADDSSVPAGGALAVDRHEFAAAVTDRVKNHPNVTVFNEEISDIPEGPTIIATGPLTSEDLSKKLQELTGQEYLYFYDAAAPIIETDSIDREKVYLKSRYDKGEAAYLNCPMTEEEFDRFYEALISAETVPLKEFEKEIFFEGCMPIEVMAKRGKKTMLFGPLKPVGLEHPETGKRPYAVVQLRQDNQSGTLYNLVGFQTHLKWGPQKEVLKLIPGLENAEVVRYGVMHRNTFINSPNLLKPTYQYKDREDLFFAGQITGVEGYVESAAAGLIAGLNAVRLIEEKELVTLPEETILGSMANYITTANPKNFQPMNANFGLLPPLENRIRNKKERYEQLASRALGSIQNFVKKL; from the coding sequence ATGAAACAGCAACATGTAAACGTAATTGGCGCAGGCCTTGCGGGTAGTGAAGCAGCTTGGCAAATTGCAAAACGTGGGATTAACGTTCACTTATATGAGATGAGACCAGTCAAGCAAACACCTGCTCATCATACTGATAAATTTGCTGAATTAGTGTGTAGTAACTCCCTTCGTGCAAATGGTTTAACAAATGCTGTAGGTGTACTAAAACAAGAAATGCGTTATCTTGACTCAGTCATTATTGCATCAGCGGATGACTCAAGCGTTCCTGCTGGTGGAGCTTTAGCTGTGGACCGCCATGAATTTGCTGCCGCTGTAACGGATCGTGTGAAAAATCACCCAAATGTGACAGTATTCAATGAAGAAATTTCGGATATTCCGGAAGGACCTACGATTATTGCGACAGGTCCATTAACATCTGAAGATTTATCAAAAAAACTTCAAGAGTTAACAGGTCAAGAGTATTTATACTTCTATGATGCCGCTGCACCTATCATTGAAACCGACTCTATCGATCGTGAGAAAGTGTATTTAAAGTCACGTTATGATAAAGGCGAAGCAGCCTATCTTAATTGTCCTATGACAGAAGAAGAGTTTGATCGTTTTTATGAAGCATTAATTTCAGCAGAAACGGTCCCTTTAAAAGAATTTGAAAAAGAAATTTTCTTTGAAGGATGCATGCCGATTGAGGTCATGGCTAAGCGCGGAAAGAAAACGATGTTGTTTGGACCTCTAAAACCAGTAGGTCTAGAGCATCCTGAAACAGGGAAGCGTCCATATGCGGTTGTTCAACTCCGTCAAGATAATCAATCTGGGACATTATATAACTTAGTAGGTTTCCAAACTCATTTAAAATGGGGACCGCAAAAAGAAGTGTTGAAGCTGATTCCTGGTTTAGAGAATGCAGAAGTTGTGCGTTATGGTGTGATGCATCGTAATACGTTTATTAATTCTCCAAATCTGTTGAAGCCGACATATCAGTACAAAGATCGTGAGGATCTCTTCTTTGCAGGACAGATTACGGGTGTTGAGGGTTATGTTGAATCAGCAGCAGCAGGGTTAATTGCTGGACTGAACGCAGTTAGACTGATTGAAGAGAAAGAGCTTGTAACACTACCTGAAGAAACGATTCTTGGGAGCATGGCAAACTATATTACAACCGCTAACCCGAAGAATTTCCAACCAATGAATGCGAACTTCGGTCTATTACCACCACTTGAAAATCGTATTCGTAACAAAAAAGAACGCTATGAACAGCTAGCTTCACGCGCTCTAGGTTCAATTCAGAATTTTGTGAAAAAATTGTAA